The genomic interval GTGAAATCAAAGCCTGTGAGTAAAAGTATATTTCCTGAAGGGTGATATATACAGAGGTGACTAGTTAGTTAAAATTTCAAGGAATTAAAAGTATCTAAGCATTATGAACAATATTAactgtccccctctactcagctcttgtgaggcctcatctgcagtactgcatacAGGcttggggcccccagtacaggaaagatgtggagctcttggagtgagtccagaggagggccactaagatgatcagagggatggagcagctctcctgcgaggaaaggttgagggaactgggcttgtttaacttggagaaggctccagggagaacTCATTGTgcattccagtacttgaagggagtgtataaacagagGGGGAATGACTGTTGACATGGATTGACAGTGATATGAAAAGGgggaatgcttttaaactgGAGATGGGAGAtctaggttagatattagaatGAAATTTTTCAGACAgtgatgacacactggaacaggttgcccaaggaggttgtgaatgcctcatccctggaggcattcaaggccaggctggatgtggctctggcagcctggtctggtggttggcaacccacATTAGCACATAAcaggggggctgaaactagatgatctttgtggtccttttcgaCTCAgaccattctataattctatgaataTATTCTGCAGGAAAGAATCAAAACACATTACTCAGACATGGCTTAAGAGTTACTTTGATACCTGCTATGCAAATACAGCAAAGATGACTCCTTTAATTAAGTGCCGCAACTGCAATTTAGCATGTAACCTGGAAGATTAGGATACACCATAAAGGCAACTGAGAAACTGTAAATTTATCAATGAGTCAAACATCCTACACTTGAGCTATCATTACAGCATATCCAGCAAAATCTTGCACTGCATGTTGCAGGCCAAAGAGAGACTGAAAACCATTAAAATGCTACAGATACAATTACATAACAAATTTATGCATATCTTGGACACTAAGAAACAAAAGGCATCCAATCCATCATATCAAGTAGAATACACAGGCTACCTGCTGATAGATGAGATCAACAAGCTCTTGCAAAGCCTCATCTGTAACGACCCAACCATTCAGCGTTTCAGCAAACTGttctatttcagtttcaaaacaaCCTGGTTGCTCAGTGAGATGGTTTAGGAAGCCTTGTACATATTCTGCCAAAGTCAGATAGCCACCATATCCATCTTCAAAGGAAGAATCCTATAGCAATGAAAAAACATAATATTTAATACGAACCTAGAGTTGTTACACTTGCCAACTCCAGAAGCAACCATACAGCCCTTAGTTACCAGTAACTCCTGATGCTGGGCATGAGTGATAGCAATTCTTACTACCTGGTTCACAAACATTTTTAGAGAGTATAAACCTCAGTACTTCGGAAAGCTTCAGTAGTGCTATGAGAAGAACTAAGTAACATGCTTTTACAGAGACTAGGGTCTCTTAGACAAGCATGCCAATagactaaaaaaagaaataaggaataacacaaaacaaagaacaaccaAATTACACGGTTTGCTATAATGGATGTAAGATCAACAAGCTAAGGAGTCAGTATACCTTCTAAGAATAGAAACTACCTAATTGAGACTCAAAACCTTTCTTCCTGTGTACACATACTGTGCTGCAGATAAATGAActgtagaaagaaaagtaactggaaattggaaacaaaatattttgcacttaCAGAGAGTGCCACTGTGCTCCAAAATAAgcaagagagggagaaaatgcagaaatataataaatacagtaaAGTATTCCTATGCAAAAACTTAGGCCAGGAAAACTGATTTTCTAAAGCTAgtgaagctgcattttttttggcAATGGATCAAAGATAAATAGTTCTGTTTCATGTCTTCTTAAGTGGTATTGCATTAATTTGCAGTTACTGAGTTAAAAAGCAGACAGTAAACACACCTGCTCCCTAAAGAATGAAGGAGCAAGCACAATAATACTTAACCAATGTTTATGCTCTCAGTGATGAAACAGACGACTGCTAATTTTGTTCActaaaaaatgaatgcagcatTTTAATACAGTTACGAATGATTACAGTGCAAGTACATGAGAGGAATAGCATAGGAAGAATGTATTTTGTGATGTAACTCACTAGTAATAACATATACTTTAAAAACTGAACAGATTTAGTTCAGTAACTTCTAGATGTAAGTCACATTTCTTACTGGCAGACTTTAAGGTTTAACAGAGAATACAGCACCACATACTATATCaactaaatgaaaataaagcaaattcctcttggttatttttaaatagcaggCAAACAGAAGGCTGTACACTTATTTACACATTCATTACAAATTTATGCTTCAAAGCCCTGAAAGTCAAATAGAAGCtttccattaatttcagtgatttctCAGTCTAATTCCTTCCCTTTATGTTATTATTCACAATGAAAAAGGATGCGCAACTAATCCAAAAATCAGCAGTTTGCCTCTCTTCTATTAGGAGTCAGTTCATAAACTTAAAGAACTAACAATGCACAGGCTAGGCAGACGGCAAATAACCCTCTGATTTACATAACTTTAAAAATCAGGAAGTCTATAGGGAAGATCCATTAGCCAAACCTGCTCTCAGGCTGTTTCAACTAGTAGGCCAAATGCCATTTTCCCATACCTAAGATGTATTCACAACATTTCCATTCAGACAATTACAATTTATCATTGTTTTGATTTCTCTTCAGACTTTTTAGGAATAAgccttttctccttcagattatatacatatatcaagCTTACAACAAAGTTAGTGAAAAATTAAGTATAAGAAATGTTGCATGTACAAGGTCGCATATTTGAGTTGTTTGTATGAGGTGAAGGGGCACAGAAGCATCACCTAACTGGAGACAAACAGAATGACTGAATTTTGTCTATAGCACTGTGTACTTTATAAGAGGAATGTGAATTTTCAGGTCTAGAAACTCCTGGGAACATTACAAAGGTGATTTGTAATTTGAATTGTATTAATTCTAGTTCAAAGAAATCAAAGTTTCtcaaaactttgttttgatttcaattttaaaactCGTGAGTAAAACCTGCGCAGAAACAAGGTGCTCTAAACTTACATGTTATTGCAGATTAACTCTGTTTATGAAGTTAATTCAGTACAAAAGATCACTATTCCATGCACAGTATACACTGATTAGGGTTCCTGCAACATATCAAACATATTCAAATAAACAGTCTAGGTTCGGCTAGgattttgaagttatttttattaaaagctgGATCACTTGTAATATATTCCCACAACACAGCAATGAGGAGCTCCCACATGCCTACATGCTTTTGCAGAATAGCTGAAAAGCAACACTGCCGGCCCCAGGAGTTTGCAATTATACACATGCAAACACATGACAATCtaaatggcatttatttttgGGTCCTGAAACTGAAATGTAGTATTCACAGAAAACATGCAATGTACTGGGGCAATGTAATACTCTTTCCCCTGTCTCAGCCATTAAGTGAAGAGCGCTGTGTTGGCTTTTTGCTTACAGTTGTATAATGGCCATAAGCTTGTACTATCCAGGAGAGCCACTTTATTCAGTAAGCTGGCAAAGTAGGTAATATCAAGCAACATGATTTTgctcataagaaaaaaaagaattgaaaacaCCTAACTCCATGCTTAGTATCCAACgtaagttttttttcctattagtTACTCAAAACCTAGTCTCAGTGTAGTTGCTTATTATCACGTCACTGTTTTcgtatatttttaaagtttaaattaAGCCTTCATCTCTGCTTCAAACACTTGAGAAATCTGCATAAAAGCACAAGCAAGCTTTTACTTAAAAAACACTGTCGACATAAATGCAACTCAGACTCCACAAAGATAGCTTATTCAGATGTTTCTGGAGTCAATGTCTGGTGTAATCAACAAGGAATGTGGTTATCTACTGCAAACTTTAGAAAAACACCCCACACTAACTCATGTACACCACAATACCCACCATCACTATCACTACCTTGACTCCGGAGGTTATCATCTGAatttctggaatttttttaGGCAAATGTAGCCTTGAAGATATCAAGAAGGCATAGAAGTAAATTGCAATAAGCTAAGAACAGAAGATTAACACTTACTGCCAAGTTCTGATTGAAGTTTGGGTTGTATCCTGATGGATAAAACTCAGGTGCTTTAACTGACAACTTTGACATTGCCACAGGAGTCACAGCCACCTGAGGTTTTGCCATTTCTGGTCCAGCAGTAGGAACTGAAACTCGTGATCCAGATGGGATTCTTGTCTGTTGCAGGTGCTCTGGAAAGGTTTCATTAACAGCTTCTCTCAGACATTGCTTGATTGCTATGTGCTCCCACATAATATGCAATTTTTTCAACCTTGAATATACTTAGAGTACATACTTGCAAGCATACTTAATCTTACTtagatatttttattgcttttttgaAATATAGGTTAAGTTTTCAATTTTGGAAACTGATGCCTTTTCACATTACACTCTGATTTCACGTGACagtgataaaaaaagaaaagcaaataaaaagaggGATGACCCCCTCCCTCGCAAACACATTTTCTGAGCGCTAACGAGAAAACAGTAAATCTACTTCTGGTATGTCTGCTTTCCTACTGGATTTTTCAAAGCTTctaaatacaaaagaaagatttcaaagATCAATAAACAGCAGACAACACTAATTTTTAACACATTCCTCAAAGCTATTATGTCCTTCTTATAAATaatttgcaaaaacaaaaggaaccAAACGcataaaaatcatattttttaaaaccataTTTTTGCACATTTCCAGAAGTGCAAATTAGAATAGCTCCCAAGTTTATTGAAAAGGAAATCTGATACCTGGACCTTAAAAGTTAACCAATCAACAATGCCTCGGGCTGCATTTGCCTTTGGTTTATGTTTTCTCAAACCTGTAGGCCGGAGTTGAGACTTCGATGCAAGGAAGGATGAGACCATCTGCGGTCGGATTAATAGACGGATAACACGCACGCACAGATGTGCGCGCACAAAAGGGGGGCAGGGGGCGTCGTGCAGAGGCTACGATGCAGCATTACGCCATTCCCCGGGTGCAGGCCCACAACCCAGAAACGCGACAGGGGCCGAGAGGTGCAGGGACAGGCCCCCTCCCGGCCCGGACTCGCCAGGAGAACGGGCCGCGAAAAGCAGGCCCTCAGCTCAGGCCGCGCCGTTCTGCTGGCCGAGCCGGGCCGAGCAGCGGGGCGGGGGAAGCCCCGGTCTCGGCGGGACGGGGAAGAGGGGCGAGCGCGGCCCGACAGGGCTTGGCTCCCGGCTCCCGCGGCGCCGAGGTCGGGGGCGGGGGCCCGTCGCGCGGCGCGGCGGCCCGGTACCTGCGCTTCCAGTGCCCAGCGGCGCCGTCCTCGGAGGCCGCAGGGGCTCCTGCTGGGGGAGGAAGCCGCTcgttttgttctgctgctgatcGACCGCGCCGGGGCCGTGCGAACCACCGCCTCCGGGGCAGGCCCCACCGCAGCTCTCCGACGCGCCGGCGAGAACGCTACTTCCGCGGCCCCGACCTCGACCGGCACCGGGAGCTCGGTCGAAATTCTCGGCCATACTCGGCCCGGGACGCTCAAGCGCTTCGAACGGGGCGGGGATGCGAGCCGGAGCGGCGCGGCGCCGGGTCCCGCCTAGCCGCGGCCCGAGCCCTCCACTTTCAGTTTCACCCCGCCCGCAGCGCCCTCTGCCGGCCGCCAGCAGGCCGCACGTCGCCATAGCGACCGCAGCGCCGCCGCGGCACCGCCCCGCAGCAAGTAGCAGCGCGCCGAGAATGGCGCCGCCTGGCGGCCGGCCGCCTCGCCCGGCACAGCGCTCTGCCGTGGGGCGGGCACCCGGCCCAGCGCGAGGCTGACCGCCGCCGGCCGACAAGAGCGGGTTTACCGTCGTAGCGGCCCGCACGGGGCGCTCCAGCAGCGCTTCGGAAATCTCGATTCAGAAATTATCGATTTCTATGACAGCGCAGAGGCAGTACGATAGCAAACCGCACCTGCAGGCGCCTCATTTGAAGCGTCACACCACCACCTGCACAGATGGCTGTTTTCCTCGAAAATTGCGGCATGGGGAAAAGCTGCAGGCTGAACTGGAAGGTAAAATTTAGCCAACAGTTAGGCCTCCAGTGTGACAATAAAACCGTGTTCGTGAATGGTGAATTTCTGTGCATAATTTCTACATCAGATGTGACAACAAACAAGTTTAGTTTTACAGCCTTCAATGCCAGCAAGAACTCACTCTACAAGACAGGCTAtgtaatgcatttttcttataTTATCTCACTAACTGCAAATGATTCAATTCACACACCCCTTTGCAACTTAATTCGCCTATTTTTGTTCAGAGTcctgctgtgtttgctctgtGATTTTTGCACTCGGGGAGAGAGCAGTTGCGCTGGGCTGTCCAGCACATGCCGCCGCTGGCAGCCCAGCAGTGTTTGTAGTTTGGTTCCCAGAACAGCCTGACCCTGACCTTCCCACCTGGTGTTTCCAAAGCCCAATCCAAAGGTTCACGTGCTGGTTCCAGCTCAGGTGATGATTCATAAAGATGGAAAATATGTGAGCCCATATGAAAACCTGTAGGAAATCAAAATAGCACTGTCCCgttttcaaaatataattacTGTGACATCTCAGACGGTATGTCCCTGTTTATTGTTACACCTTACTATTTTGAATGTAGGTTATAGAGTATAAAGCACAGTTAAGATATATTATTTCCCCAAGGTATGTACTGGACTGATTTTTGTCAAGACAAACTTGGCCAGATAGTGAAGGTGACACATTTACAATTAATTGGGTACATTGAAAAACTGACCCTATGCAACTACTGCTGAAAGTGAAGTCTGACAAAGAAATCAATCTAAACTGAACAACTGAAACCAGAACAAGTATTGGaagttttgatttttcaaagcattagACTTCACTTTTGTAAATAACTGACAAAAGCAGACGTGAGCAGAATTGCCAAacctttcaagaaaaaaaaaaaagctactaaaATAACTAAGtttattcagtgcttttttgtttgtttgtttgtttgtttgttttctttttctgtttgtttttcagtcctAGTTTTAAGGTCTGTGTGTGACTTCTGGTCACAGTTGGAAAtctgggaagagagaaaagcttaGATCAATGTGAAAAGAGAAGTCAGACTCTCAATCTTTGGTTTCCGAATGCAGAGGCTTTAAGAAACATAATAGTACAGGCATCACCACTGTTCAATGCACCCATCTTTCAGTAAAGCAAATCTCATGAATTAAGATGTGTATCCGTGAGGAATTAAGCTCCTTGGGTTATCATTACTATGCCAGACAACTTTTTACCTTTGGTCACAAACGTGAGTTCTTTTCACTTAACAGACATTCCCTTCACTTTACTAGAAGGAGTGTTTGACAGCTACTTACACTGCGGAGCAAAATGTGATCTCAGATTCATCTTTCCTTCACAGACACAACCGAAATCTGCGTCAGAGTGAGCGGGAATCCAAGTTTTCATCCCAAAGCAGgaatcttaaaaaaaacccaaaaaactaaAAACCAAAACTGATAATAATGAAAGCCAAAACTGTAATCCCCAGATACTACCCGTAATCGTCAGCCTCTTTAAGCAGTGCCCGCAGTTCCACCTGCGTGTCCCAGGCTGGGTGCACCAACCGCATCGCAACTCCCGCTCCCGGAGCGCCCAGCCGCGCCCTGGCAGCCTCACACGGAGCTCCGCAGGCCTGCACGgacctgctgttttttttttttttttttgacgtTATTTCTAATTAGGGAGAAGATGGGGCAATCGCTCTTTGGTTTTAAAGAAGGACTGGCTTCAATACGACAGTGATCCCCAGGAAGTGACACCCGTGAGGTACCTCGCCGCCGCGGTCAGCAGGGCCCAAGACACAGAGGGCGCAGCAGCACGTAAGATGAGCTCTAACAGgctttttttcacagaaacGTGTTTATAAACAGCCGGCCCAACAGCTGCCCTGGGGCCACCGCCACGTCCTGCAGGCTTCTCCTCAGCGCCGGGCGGGACGGGGCGCGCGCGCCCTGGAACACCTcaccgccgccccgcgcccgaCTTCAGCGCCGTCACGTGACACACGCCCCGTCCGCGCGCGAGGCCGGGGCCGCCGCGTGACTGGCTCCCGCGCTCCCCCCGCTCCTTCCGGGTCGTCCCCCCGACCCCTGCTCCACCCCCGCTCCGCCTTCTCCGGGCCCGCTGCGCCGCCTCACCCCAAGGTCGGTCAGTgccgcggcggggccggcgccGGCGGCACGGCCGGTGGGTGCGGAGCGGAGGAGCTGGGGCCGGGAACGGCGCCGCGAGACCTCCGCTTCGTTCCCGCGAGGAGCGTGGGCGGGGTGGGAGGAGGCGGTGCGCTCCCGTAGTCGAGGAAGGGCAGCGGGAGCGGGAGGAGGTCGGGAGGAAGGCGGTGACTGGTGGGCTGGGGGCGCGCCCTGCGCGGGAGCCGGGACTGCGGCGCGGAGCGAGCGGCTGGGCCGAGGTCAGCCGGGAGCCACCGGGTATAAAATGTCGGCGGGAGGTGCCACTGAGGCGGCGGGACGCTGACTTGGCTGCTTCGCTGCCTTCGCAAGGGCGCGCGGTGGGTCTGGGAGCGAAGCGCCGTTCACGGTCCTGTCCGGGTCGGGCGCGGCTCCTGCGCGGGGGGCTGCGGCCCTTCGGGGGCTCGGGCGGCGGCCCGACTCGGTCTGGGTCCCGGGGGCGGTCGGAGCTCCTTGTTTAGAGCGATGGTCTGAAGAGAATGCGGTTCTAAGCCGCGGCATGCCAACGTGTGGGTCAGCTTGCAAGGTCAGTTCTGTCGTGTCCTTGTTTAGCTCGATAGTTTTACTCGCTTCCTCCTCCCCAGCTTTACTCTGTTACCTCACTTCGAAAAAGTTGATTTTGTGTTCCAGCTGGCAAGAAAAGGTagagaaaaatgactgttttatGGCGGGCGGCGGTCCTCCGGACTTCAGCTGCTGAGTTTACATACCTTCTGCCTCCTGTCATTATTAACTGTCGCTTTGTTTCCCTGTGCGCGGCAGGGATTCCATACGTGGCAAGGAGTCGGCTGGGAGGTCGGGGCGACATGGCGAGCCTTCTGCGCGTTGCTGTCACTGGGTGCTCAGTGCCTGCCCTTGGTGCTGTGCTTCCACCCAAGGTACACTCCACAAAGATGCCGTGTTTGCGAATGTTTGGAACCCACCAGGCACTCTGGTCCCAGGCAGCCCTGAAGCCAGGTAAATGGCTGTTGCAAATAATCCCTTGTCTTAAAATTCATTTAGATATGTTAGCATAGAAAAACCTTAATAAGGACACACTTAAGCCATGCCAGTGGCTGGCAGTTCAATTTTATGCTAGTTTACAAGGCTATTGTATAATATACCTTATCCAAGgtatttgtctttattttgagTGCAGTGGATTCAAATACTCTTCAGAGGTAGGTGGTCAGAACTTCTGCTGACACAATGTTTCTCTCAGTTAAACgaatgtatttctttattacCAGCCTGAGTTCCCCATGAGTTTTGGTAGTGTGGCTCTTTGTGTGAATGTAGGGGGAAATACATCCCTCACAAAGGGAGCATCTGAAAGCATAGTTGCATGCAGATATAATTATAATGTCTTAAGAAAAATCATGACTTGTTTTTTCCATGAAACTGATTTATGTTGCAGCACTCTGAGGAATTTCTGGACTGCATCTTTATGGTTAGGGTTTGTTCGTATGTTTAAATAGATTAAATAAATTCAACTCAGTGTTGGTAATGGACAAGTTCAGATgttcttagaaaaagaaaagaaggagggTAGGATTGGGGAGTCCTTGGTTCTAGTTTTTGACGTGAGCGTGGTGTATGaaaatctatttcttcttttttttcttctgtcctaCCCTATATGTAGTCTGACAAGCAGAAGACTGGAGGTTATGTAAGACAGCTTTAATGGTATTTTTGACCATTATCTTGTACAGGTCATGTATCCCTGAAAGACAGTGGGGACCTTTCTTCAATGCTAGTCCAGGGTCCTCAGTCTGAAGCAGATAAGGTGGAGAGCTAGGCTGATTGTGCATGCAGTGCACCATAGGTGCCGCATTATCAGGTCTTTTGGAGGCACAGAAAAGTagagatgttttctgttttgacaaCGAAGGCTGTAAGAACCATACCATAGATCTCATACCATAGAACTCAGGTATCTGCCAATTCTGACAGTGGGTGTTGTGTTTGGAGTCCTTTCAAATAAGTGACATGGCGTTTGgggcttctgaaaaaaatgcgTTGAGAGAAgattgtttgtttattctgtcAGCTCCTGATAGTCAGTATTACATACCTTTTTATTAAAGTTGTgtggtagtttttttttccatctgactGACACTGTAGCAATCTGGAATCTATCAAAACTGATCAGAACATAGGATTATATCCCATTAATGTGTGATGCTTCTTCCACACCCCTCTTCTTCCAATTCAGTATTTAAATGTGAGAGGTGTCTGTCCATCTTATCACTGTAAATTGTCTCTTGGTTGAGCATATTAACCTGGGATGTAGGGAACGAAGTTCAGAGTTCTTTCTCAAACGTCCCAGGAAGGAGCTCTTGTTTTGTGATGGCTTTAACAACAAATTTGATTGTGAAATTGAAAtatctcttcagtttttttgAGTGTGTCTATGGGGTTATTCTCTAGTTTTTAGGAATTGATTTCACAAAATGAAGTGAGAAATCTAATGATGTAATATCTTTAAACACTCAGTGCTGTCATTTTTGACCTCTTGTAGAAGCTTCATTGTGTACTGTTTATAATATTTCAATGCAGTTGTTCAATGCTGAAAATTATGAGGGTTGATAAATCTTCTGGTTGATAATTAAGCTGTCCTTATGTTTCATTTTGGTAACATGAGATTTGTCATTCAGTAGAGGGCAAATCAAGGATAAAACAGTAATTGAATGACAAATGACTAGCAGTAATGTAGCCTGTGTAAACTTCTACGTGCTTTTGAAACAAACTCCAATAGCATATGAGGtagctacatttttttcttaattttagaAATTACGTTTCCTTAAACTGACACTTGGGAAAATTGATGTAATATTAAGTAGGTTAATTTCTTGTAAAAGAATAGCACACTGTAATTCTTGTTGAGCCTGTAGCTATTCATTCCAGTTTCTCAGGTATGCTTACATTTTGTCCCTGATATCTTATGTACAGGAGTAACAGCTGCCTTTGCAATGAGGAGGTATGGAGTCAGTTGAATAGTAGACTTTGGAGCATGGATATGTCTCGTTATTATTTACTTTGctactattttctttctttctcgGAAACATAGGGATTTTAATGCAGGAGTAAGCAAGTATTCCAGTTGCCAGCATCAGATGCTTCAGAAACAGATGCAGAACTTTTCCAAACCCTGGTAATAGGTGCTTATGGAGTAATTGGCTCTCATATTTCTTGCACTTCCAGACTGGTTTGTCCACAAATCTGTAACTTTCACTCTATCTATCTTGGGATTATTGATGTCCTTTCAATTTTGATGTTTCCTTCttaaa from Lagopus muta isolate bLagMut1 chromosome Z, bLagMut1 primary, whole genome shotgun sequence carries:
- the LOC125687018 gene encoding uncharacterized protein LOC125687018; protein product: MSPRPPSRLLATYGIPAAHRETKRQLIMTGGRRSSDRPRDPDRVGPPPEPPKGRSPPRRSRARPGQDRERRFAPRPTARPCEGSEAAKSASRRLSGTSRRHFIPGGSRLTSAQPLAPRRSPGSRAGRAPSPPVTAFLPTSSRSRCPSSTTGAHRLLPPRPRSSRERSGGLAAPFPAPAPPLRTHRPCRRRRPRRGTDRPWGEAAQRARRRRSGGGAGVGGTTRKERGERGSQSRGGPGLARGRGVCHVTALKSGAGRR